The following proteins are co-located in the Halarcobacter sp. genome:
- the dnaE gene encoding DNA polymerase III subunit alpha — protein sequence MSQTPEFTHLHLHTEYSLLDGANKIKPLAKKVKEMGMKSVAMTDHGNMFGAIDFYNAMRAQGIKPIIGMEAYIHNSEEIDDKTTRQRFHLCLYAKNDTGYKNLMYLSSQAYMHGFYYYPRINKKLLKENSEGLVCSAACLQGEINWHLNTNNERNVKFGAKGYDRAKEIALEYKEIFGDDFYLEIMRHGIGDQLFVDDMILKIAKETGIKVVATNDTHYLEQKDAEAHEAFMCIAMNKLYDDPNRLRHSVHEFYLKTPEQVAKLYADIPEAIAATQEIADKCNLEIKLGNPTPPNFKFTRQKLEESNVAIPEPENEYSLVNDIALFEHKCWEGLEKRLEIVPEDKHQEYRDRLQVEIDIINNMKFPGYMLIVWDFVIVAKQMKIPVGPGRGSAAGSLVAYSLFITDIDPMPYGLLFERFLNPERVSMPDIDMDFCQSRRGEIIDYVVQQYGRSNVAQIITFGKLLAKGVIRDVARVLDMPYSKADAMAKLIPDELGINLTDSYEKEPKIKELCDADPQAKRVWEFALALEGLNRNAGTHAAGVVISNEPLWKKTPLFKPSGMDTIATQYNGKYVEDVDLIKFDFLGLKTLTVIDEANKLVEKRYGKKIDFILEDVNDQGVYDLIQSGNTIGLFQIESAGMQDLAKRLKPSGFEDIIAMLALYRPGPMESGMLDDFIDRKHGRAEISYFYDEFVEPLKPILEPTYGVIVYQEQVMQIVQTIGGFSLGGADLVRRAMGKKIKEEMDRLKGEFAEGGVKKGYVKEHCEELFDLIVKFAGYGFNKSHSAAYGLVTFYTSFLKKYYPTEFMAALLTLEKDNTDKVVRYVDEVKRLDIELFPPHINKSDLVFSAREIDGKEVVMFGMGAIKGAGDVAINSILKERRENGDFKDLGDFISRIDGSKVNKRVIESLIKAGALDDFEYSRRALLEQIELIGEYVGKAMQLKKQTTSSLFGDDKEMLTVEVELDHLPEFEPKEILEFEKASLGFYVSGHPLDGYREQLDKINYTLSSEIDEVADGSQALIIGKIEEITQKISKKGNKFGIANVLDLHGNLEIMLFENRLKELEDDFKIDLKNPWDSEPIAFKVKITKDGDFTRMNILKIESLDDAKKDKVKTKLAEKMEPPLTIAIPYEEKEDSMYKLFDLIANNQGKRELKVVIKTKLADIELETGFSVSSNVEEYIKQIQGAYVVA from the coding sequence ATGTCACAAACACCAGAATTTACACACTTACATTTACATACAGAATATTCACTTTTAGATGGTGCAAATAAGATTAAACCTTTAGCAAAAAAAGTAAAAGAGATGGGGATGAAAAGTGTTGCCATGACTGACCATGGTAACATGTTTGGAGCTATCGACTTTTATAATGCAATGAGAGCTCAAGGGATTAAACCTATAATTGGGATGGAAGCCTATATTCACAACTCTGAAGAGATTGATGATAAAACTACAAGACAAAGATTTCACTTATGCTTATATGCAAAAAATGACACAGGATATAAAAACTTAATGTATTTAAGTAGCCAAGCATATATGCACGGTTTTTACTATTATCCTAGAATAAATAAAAAGCTTTTAAAAGAAAATAGTGAGGGTTTAGTTTGCTCTGCTGCTTGTTTACAAGGAGAGATAAACTGGCACCTAAATACAAACAATGAAAGAAATGTAAAATTTGGTGCAAAAGGTTACGATAGAGCAAAAGAGATCGCTTTAGAGTACAAAGAGATTTTTGGTGATGACTTTTATTTAGAGATAATGAGACACGGGATTGGTGACCAGTTATTTGTTGATGATATGATTTTAAAAATAGCAAAAGAAACTGGAATAAAAGTTGTTGCTACAAACGATACTCACTATTTAGAACAAAAAGATGCTGAAGCTCATGAAGCCTTTATGTGTATTGCAATGAATAAACTTTATGATGACCCAAATAGACTTAGACACTCGGTTCACGAATTTTATTTAAAAACACCAGAGCAAGTTGCAAAACTATATGCAGACATTCCCGAAGCAATTGCTGCAACTCAAGAGATTGCAGATAAATGTAATTTAGAGATAAAACTAGGTAACCCTACTCCGCCAAACTTTAAATTTACAAGACAAAAGTTAGAAGAATCAAATGTTGCAATTCCTGAGCCTGAGAATGAATACTCTTTAGTAAATGATATCGCCTTGTTTGAGCACAAATGTTGGGAAGGTTTAGAAAAGCGTTTAGAGATTGTTCCTGAAGATAAACACCAAGAATATAGAGATAGACTACAAGTAGAGATTGATATTATCAATAACATGAAGTTCCCAGGATATATGCTAATCGTTTGGGACTTCGTTATTGTTGCAAAACAGATGAAAATACCAGTAGGACCAGGAAGGGGTTCTGCTGCTGGAAGTTTGGTTGCTTATTCCCTTTTTATTACAGATATTGATCCTATGCCTTATGGTTTACTTTTTGAGAGATTCCTAAATCCAGAAAGGGTATCGATGCCCGATATTGATATGGACTTCTGTCAAAGTAGAAGGGGTGAAATTATCGATTATGTTGTTCAACAATATGGTCGTTCAAATGTTGCACAAATTATCACCTTTGGTAAACTACTTGCAAAAGGGGTTATTAGAGATGTTGCTAGAGTTCTCGATATGCCATACTCAAAAGCAGATGCTATGGCAAAACTTATTCCAGATGAACTTGGTATTAATCTTACAGACTCATATGAAAAAGAACCAAAGATTAAAGAGCTTTGTGATGCAGACCCTCAAGCAAAAAGAGTATGGGAATTTGCTTTAGCCTTAGAAGGTCTAAATAGAAATGCAGGTACTCATGCAGCCGGAGTTGTTATTTCAAATGAACCTTTATGGAAAAAAACTCCCCTGTTTAAACCTTCAGGTATGGATACCATTGCGACACAATATAATGGTAAGTATGTCGAAGATGTTGACTTAATTAAATTTGACTTCTTAGGTCTTAAGACCCTTACCGTTATTGATGAAGCAAATAAACTTGTTGAAAAGAGATATGGAAAAAAGATTGACTTCATCCTTGAAGATGTAAATGACCAAGGAGTTTATGATTTAATTCAATCAGGAAATACAATTGGATTATTCCAGATAGAATCTGCTGGTATGCAAGACCTTGCAAAAAGATTAAAACCTTCAGGTTTTGAAGATATCATTGCGATGCTAGCACTTTATAGACCAGGACCTATGGAATCAGGGATGCTTGATGACTTCATCGATAGAAAACATGGACGTGCTGAAATTTCATACTTTTATGATGAATTTGTTGAACCTTTAAAACCTATTCTTGAACCAACCTACGGAGTTATTGTTTACCAAGAGCAAGTTATGCAGATTGTGCAAACTATTGGTGGATTCAGCCTTGGAGGTGCCGACTTAGTTAGACGGGCAATGGGTAAAAAGATTAAAGAAGAGATGGATAGACTTAAAGGTGAATTTGCCGAAGGTGGAGTAAAAAAAGGTTATGTAAAAGAACACTGTGAAGAGCTTTTCGACCTTATTGTAAAATTCGCCGGATATGGTTTTAATAAATCTCACTCGGCAGCTTATGGTCTTGTTACATTCTATACAAGCTTCTTAAAGAAATATTATCCAACAGAATTTATGGCAGCCTTACTTACACTTGAAAAAGATAATACTGACAAAGTTGTAAGATATGTTGATGAAGTAAAAAGATTAGATATTGAACTTTTCCCTCCACACATTAATAAATCTGACCTTGTTTTCTCTGCTAGAGAAATAGATGGAAAAGAGGTTGTAATGTTTGGTATGGGTGCCATTAAAGGTGCTGGAGATGTTGCTATTAACTCTATTTTAAAAGAAAGAAGAGAAAATGGAGATTTTAAAGACCTTGGAGACTTTATCTCTAGAATTGATGGAAGTAAAGTTAATAAAAGGGTAATTGAATCTTTGATTAAAGCTGGTGCACTTGATGATTTTGAATACTCAAGAAGAGCATTATTAGAACAAATTGAACTAATAGGTGAATATGTTGGTAAAGCAATGCAACTTAAAAAGCAAACAACATCTTCACTATTTGGTGATGATAAAGAGATGTTAACTGTTGAAGTAGAACTAGATCATCTACCCGAATTTGAGCCAAAAGAAATATTAGAATTTGAAAAAGCATCATTAGGATTCTATGTATCTGGTCACCCTCTTGATGGTTATAGAGAACAACTTGATAAAATAAACTATACATTAAGTTCAGAAATAGATGAAGTTGCAGATGGTTCACAAGCATTGATTATTGGTAAGATTGAGGAGATAACTCAAAAAATCTCTAAAAAAGGAAATAAATTTGGAATTGCAAATGTTCTGGATTTACACGGAAACTTAGAGATTATGCTTTTTGAAAATAGACTAAAAGAGCTTGAAGATGATTTTAAAATCGATTTAAAAAATCCTTGGGATTCTGAACCAATTGCTTTTAAAGTTAAAATTACAAAAGATGGTGATTTTACTAGAATGAATATCTTAAAAATTGAATCTTTAGATGATGCAAAAAAAGATAAAGTAAAAACAAAACTTGCAGAAAAAATGGAACCACCTTTAACCATTGCTATTCCTTACGAAGAAAAAGAGGATTCTATGTACAAACTTTTTGATTTGATTGCAAATAATCAAGGAAAAAGGGAATTAAAAGTTGTTATAAAAACAAAACTAGCAGATATAGAGTTAGAAACAGGATTTAGTGTTTCTTCAAATGTAGAAGAATATATTAAACAGATCCAAGGGGCATATGTAGTTGCATGA
- the surE gene encoding 5'/3'-nucleotidase SurE, with amino-acid sequence MKQILLTNDDGFDAIGLKALVEALSPLAKIIVVAPAKNKSACGHSLTLDRPLKLDCVRDDYYKIDDGTPTDCVFISLNNLFKEGYKPDLIVSGINIGANMGEDITYSGTAAGAMEAVLQGVPAIAISQVCKDRCQDIKNGWDFALAKKTIANIVEKIFQGEFPLKERRFLNINIPPIKEEECNGIKITKAGHREYGNDTHRHYNPRGEEFYWIGLHPLIWQASEDKSCDFEAIKDNYVSITPVKLDLTSYEEMDKLDIWLKKGEK; translated from the coding sequence ATGAAACAAATATTATTAACAAATGACGACGGTTTTGATGCTATTGGATTAAAAGCCTTAGTTGAGGCATTATCGCCTTTGGCAAAAATTATAGTTGTTGCTCCTGCAAAAAATAAATCTGCTTGTGGCCACTCTTTAACACTTGATAGACCATTAAAATTAGATTGTGTAAGAGATGATTATTATAAAATTGATGATGGGACACCAACTGATTGTGTATTTATCTCTCTTAACAATCTTTTTAAAGAGGGATATAAACCTGATTTAATAGTTAGTGGGATTAATATTGGTGCAAATATGGGAGAAGATATCACCTATAGTGGGACTGCTGCTGGTGCGATGGAAGCGGTACTTCAAGGTGTCCCTGCAATTGCAATATCTCAAGTTTGTAAAGATCGATGCCAAGATATAAAAAATGGTTGGGACTTTGCCCTAGCAAAAAAAACTATTGCAAACATAGTGGAAAAAATATTTCAAGGCGAATTTCCATTAAAAGAAAGAAGATTTTTAAATATAAATATTCCTCCTATTAAAGAAGAAGAGTGTAATGGAATAAAAATTACAAAAGCTGGCCATCGAGAATATGGAAATGATACACATAGACACTACAATCCACGAGGTGAAGAGTTTTACTGGATAGGCTTACATCCTCTAATTTGGCAAGCTAGCGAAGACAAAAGCTGTGACTTTGAAGCAATAAAAGATAATTATGTTTCAATAACACCTGTAAAACTTGACTTAACTTCTTATGAAGAGATGGATAAATTAGATATTTGGTTAAAAAAAGGAGAAAAATAA
- a CDS encoding M99 family carboxypeptidase catalytic domain-containing protein, giving the protein MLKLFRIFIIALFIQNLFANSYVNNMEFDFIKKGKQDDNTLLIIGGIQGDEPGAFMAASIITTHYEITKGSVWVVPNLNFYSIIKRSRGPYGDMNRKFAKISKDDPDYETVQRIKKYITSDDVKVVLNLHDGSGFYRKDYTNWTFSPDRWGQSSIIDQSKLDIDYYGNLEEISKEVCEHVNENLLRDRDLYHTKNTHTKMGDKEMEKSLTYFAINNGKAAFGNEASKTLPLHERTYYHLLALEKYMEIMGIEFKRKFDLNSLSVKRVIDDDIYISFYDETIQLPLSQIRTLLKYFPIKKDGTLEFSPSNPLLTVVKDNGLFVIHYGNRKLANLKPDYMDIDTETKVVNMVIDGVKKEIKMGSIVDVNESFLVEPIKDIRVNVIGFVKKGRVDESGLEIKQNKFLNGFSVDTNGNLFRIEFYKGKKFAGMILVNFDKLKTSESGVSMISDFIRKATLKM; this is encoded by the coding sequence ATGTTAAAGTTATTTAGAATTTTTATAATAGCTTTATTTATTCAAAATCTTTTTGCAAATTCATATGTAAATAATATGGAGTTTGATTTTATAAAAAAAGGGAAGCAAGATGATAATACCCTTTTAATAATTGGTGGAATCCAAGGTGACGAACCAGGTGCATTTATGGCTGCATCAATTATCACTACCCATTATGAGATTACAAAAGGCTCAGTTTGGGTTGTACCAAATTTAAATTTTTATTCTATTATTAAAAGATCAAGAGGTCCTTATGGTGATATGAATAGAAAGTTTGCAAAAATTTCTAAAGATGACCCTGATTATGAAACAGTTCAGAGAATCAAAAAATATATTACTTCTGATGATGTAAAAGTTGTACTAAATTTGCATGATGGAAGTGGTTTTTATAGGAAAGATTATACTAACTGGACTTTTTCTCCTGATAGGTGGGGACAAAGTTCAATTATAGATCAATCAAAACTTGATATTGATTATTATGGAAATCTCGAAGAGATATCTAAAGAGGTTTGCGAACATGTAAATGAAAATTTATTAAGAGATAGAGATCTTTACCATACAAAAAATACTCATACAAAAATGGGTGATAAAGAGATGGAAAAAAGTCTTACATATTTTGCTATAAATAATGGAAAGGCAGCTTTTGGAAATGAAGCTAGTAAAACCTTGCCTTTACACGAAAGAACTTATTATCACCTTTTAGCTTTAGAAAAATATATGGAGATTATGGGAATAGAGTTTAAACGTAAATTTGATTTGAATTCTTTAAGTGTTAAAAGGGTTATTGATGATGATATTTATATATCTTTTTATGATGAGACAATACAGCTTCCACTTAGTCAAATTAGAACATTATTAAAATATTTCCCAATAAAAAAAGATGGAACTTTAGAATTTAGTCCTTCTAACCCTCTTCTTACAGTTGTAAAAGATAATGGACTTTTTGTAATCCATTATGGAAATAGAAAACTAGCAAATTTAAAACCTGATTATATGGATATTGACACTGAAACAAAAGTAGTTAATATGGTGATTGATGGAGTAAAAAAAGAGATAAAAATGGGTTCAATAGTTGATGTAAATGAAAGTTTTTTAGTTGAACCAATAAAAGATATTAGGGTAAATGTTATTGGTTTTGTAAAAAAAGGTAGAGTTGATGAGAGTGGTTTAGAGATTAAACAAAATAAATTTTTAAATGGTTTCTCAGTTGATACTAATGGTAATCTTTTTAGAATTGAGTTTTACAAAGGTAAAAAGTTTGCTGGTATGATATTGGTAAATTTCGATAAATTAAAAACATCAGAATCTGGGGTTTCAATGATTTCAGACTTTATTAGAAAAGCTACATTAAAAATGTAG
- a CDS encoding M15 family metallopeptidase: MQRRDFFKIAIPTVLLSSSELFANEKKEDILDFFIKVFGLNEKENILVDKKETVKKIEEIIIDKEKEPKVENIIEESNLEKKVVAKEENIIEESEIEEKIVTKEKVEKELSVQKDIYLNPEYVNSFISVRKKLLLMQRFVGYGNFNIISFDEIIELSKKVSTLETFTKEELDFMEYIFYYDPNIHGFYGKRISNNITEKINKNDVIKIAGTGHYLFKGNPHDTYFKMLDDIGDNLILTSGVRSIVKQMKLFLDKLASVDANLSVASKSLAPPAFTYHTIADFDVGKKGFGHANFSPRFALTEEFLKMRSLKYIEMRYTINNKDGVRYEPWHVKVI, translated from the coding sequence ATGCAACGTAGAGATTTTTTTAAAATAGCTATACCTACAGTTCTTTTAAGCAGTTCTGAATTATTTGCAAATGAAAAAAAAGAAGATATTTTAGATTTTTTCATAAAAGTCTTTGGTTTAAATGAAAAAGAAAATATCCTTGTAGATAAAAAAGAAACTGTTAAAAAAATAGAAGAGATTATTATTGATAAGGAAAAAGAACCTAAAGTAGAAAATATTATTGAAGAATCTAATCTAGAAAAAAAAGTGGTTGCGAAAGAAGAAAATATTATTGAAGAATCTGAAATAGAAGAAAAAATAGTCACAAAAGAAAAGGTTGAAAAAGAGTTAAGTGTACAAAAAGATATATATTTAAATCCAGAATATGTGAATAGTTTTATTAGTGTTAGAAAAAAACTTTTACTAATGCAAAGATTTGTTGGGTATGGTAACTTTAATATCATAAGCTTTGATGAAATAATTGAACTTTCAAAAAAAGTTTCTACTTTAGAAACTTTTACAAAAGAAGAATTGGATTTTATGGAATATATTTTTTACTATGATCCGAATATACATGGTTTTTATGGAAAAAGAATATCTAACAACATTACAGAAAAAATCAACAAAAATGATGTAATAAAAATAGCTGGTACAGGTCATTATCTTTTTAAAGGTAATCCCCACGATACCTACTTTAAAATGTTAGATGATATTGGAGATAACTTGATCTTAACTTCAGGAGTCAGAAGTATTGTAAAACAGATGAAGCTTTTTTTAGATAAATTAGCAAGTGTAGATGCTAATCTATCAGTTGCCTCAAAATCTTTAGCTCCACCAGCATTTACTTATCATACAATTGCAGATTTTGATGTGGGCAAAAAAGGTTTTGGCCACGCTAACTTTTCTCCAAGATTTGCTCTTACTGAAGAATTCCTAAAAATGAGAAGTTTAAAATATATAGAGATGAGATATACAATTAATAATAAGGACGGGGTAAGATATGAACCATGGCATGTTAAAGTTATTTAG
- a CDS encoding DUF493 domain-containing protein, with the protein MIDLNKHKLELTYPCSWKYKIVILETVNVKYISKDIFGDREHSIKESNVSKKGKFKSYNIELIVHNDDDRTELHKLLGDHKDIKMVL; encoded by the coding sequence ATGATTGATTTAAATAAACATAAATTGGAACTTACCTATCCATGCTCATGGAAATATAAAATAGTAATATTAGAAACTGTAAATGTGAAATATATATCAAAAGATATATTTGGAGATAGGGAACATAGTATCAAAGAATCAAATGTAAGTAAAAAAGGGAAATTCAAAAGTTATAATATTGAACTTATAGTACATAATGATGATGATAGAACAGAATTACATAAATTATTAGGTGATCATAAAGATATAAAGATGGTACTTTAA
- the moaC gene encoding cyclic pyranopterin monophosphate synthase MoaC, whose translation MSLTHLDDKNRPKMVDVSDKEDTTRVAIASGKISMSQEAFDAIISNNTKKGPVLQTAVIAAIMGVKKTSDLIPMCHPLLLSGINCDIEELPELPGFKLYVTAKLSGQTGVEMEALTGVSVGLLTIYDMVKAIDKTMVISEVQLESKSGGKSGDFNRKNFKGDSV comes from the coding sequence TTGAGCTTAACACATTTAGATGATAAAAATAGACCTAAAATGGTAGATGTATCTGATAAAGAAGATACAACTAGAGTTGCTATAGCATCAGGAAAAATTTCGATGAGTCAAGAGGCTTTTGATGCTATTATAAGTAATAATACAAAAAAAGGTCCAGTACTTCAAACAGCAGTAATAGCTGCAATTATGGGTGTAAAGAAAACAAGTGATTTAATACCAATGTGTCATCCTTTACTTTTAAGTGGCATTAATTGTGATATTGAAGAGTTGCCAGAACTTCCAGGTTTTAAACTATATGTAACAGCTAAACTGTCAGGTCAGACAGGGGTGGAAATGGAAGCTTTGACAGGAGTATCTGTAGGTTTACTTACGATTTATGATATGGTAAAAGCGATAGATAAAACAATGGTCATTTCTGAAGTACAACTTGAAAGTAAAAGTGGTGGTAAAAGTGGAGACTTTAATAGGAAAAATTTTAAAGGAGATAGTGTATGA
- the rpsU gene encoding 30S ribosomal protein S21 codes for MPGIKVKDSESFDEAYRRFKKQCDRNLIVTETRARRFFEPMTEKRKKQKINARKKMLKRLYMLRRYESRL; via the coding sequence GTGCCAGGCATTAAAGTTAAAGATAGCGAATCATTTGACGAAGCATACAGAAGGTTTAAGAAACAATGTGATAGAAATCTTATTGTTACTGAAACTAGAGCTAGAAGATTTTTTGAACCAATGACTGAAAAAAGAAAGAAACAAAAAATTAATGCTAGAAAGAAAATGCTTAAGAGATTATACATGCTTAGAAGATACGAATCTAGGCTGTAA
- a CDS encoding SLC13 family permease — translation MLDSRFHLRKIINGKLRFSIKHSVSRFFISLLIAFSISIIPEYSSLSYEASLMLFILSFSALLWMTEAIPAFAVSFLLISLEILLLGFHDFDFDSNSKEWIYFLKPWSNPLIFLFMAGFILAIAASKTKLDLWLAKRVIFYFGNSPHNILTGLMLTTFVLSMFVSNTATTAMMMTLLIPMLKNMNEHNPFQKGILLGVVIAANIGGMGTIIGTPPNAIAVGILGDNAPSFLEWMAIALPPAILIVVFFRWLILKVYKSTEDVININKVKKIPHYDDSTTTFTKIPTIPSWKKALVILVFTITVLLWLSGPLHHIPTPVVSLFPIVVFTIFGIIDNEDIKEIRWDVIILIIGGLSLGAGVSKTGLDEWIGTQFNLEGLNIFIIVTIFAFIVILVSNFMSNTAATNIMLPLIVALVSGLGDSIVSYMVISIALCASCAMVLPVSTPPNAIAFASGKLNSKDFMLIGLVAAFVGPIFILSLLNIYM, via the coding sequence ATGCTTGATAGTCGTTTTCACTTACGTAAAATAATAAATGGTAAGCTTAGGTTTTCAATTAAACATTCAGTTAGTAGATTTTTTATCTCCTTATTAATAGCTTTTTCCATCTCAATTATTCCAGAATATTCAAGCTTATCTTATGAAGCTAGTTTAATGTTGTTTATCCTATCTTTTTCGGCTTTATTATGGATGACAGAAGCAATTCCTGCTTTTGCTGTATCTTTCTTATTAATATCCTTAGAAATACTTTTATTAGGCTTTCATGACTTTGATTTTGATTCAAACTCAAAAGAGTGGATATATTTCTTAAAGCCATGGTCTAATCCTTTAATTTTTTTATTTATGGCAGGGTTTATTTTAGCTATAGCTGCTTCTAAAACAAAATTGGATTTATGGCTAGCAAAAAGAGTTATATTTTATTTTGGTAATTCTCCACATAATATATTAACTGGATTAATGTTAACAACATTTGTATTATCAATGTTTGTATCAAATACAGCTACTACTGCTATGATGATGACTTTATTAATCCCAATGCTAAAAAATATGAATGAACATAATCCTTTTCAAAAAGGTATTTTACTTGGTGTTGTAATAGCAGCAAATATTGGCGGAATGGGCACTATAATTGGTACTCCACCTAATGCTATTGCTGTGGGCATACTAGGAGATAATGCGCCTTCTTTTTTAGAATGGATGGCTATAGCTTTACCTCCGGCAATATTAATAGTTGTATTTTTTAGATGGTTAATACTTAAAGTATATAAATCAACTGAAGATGTTATCAATATAAATAAAGTAAAGAAAATACCACATTATGATGATTCTACTACTACCTTTACTAAAATACCTACAATACCAAGTTGGAAAAAAGCTTTAGTTATATTAGTATTTACTATTACTGTTTTGTTATGGTTATCTGGTCCTTTACATCATATACCTACACCTGTTGTTTCTTTATTTCCTATAGTGGTTTTTACAATATTTGGTATTATTGATAATGAGGATATAAAAGAGATTAGGTGGGATGTAATTATTTTGATTATAGGTGGATTATCTTTAGGTGCAGGAGTGTCTAAAACAGGATTAGATGAGTGGATTGGTACACAATTTAATCTTGAGGGTTTAAATATATTTATTATAGTTACTATATTTGCTTTTATAGTTATATTAGTTTCGAATTTTATGAGTAATACTGCAGCTACAAACATTATGCTACCTTTAATTGTTGCTTTAGTAAGTGGACTTGGTGATTCAATAGTTTCTTATATGGTAATTAGTATAGCCTTATGTGCTTCATGTGCAATGGTATTACCTGTATCTACACCACCAAATGCAATTGCTTTTGCTTCAGGGAAATTAAATTCTAAAGATTTTATGTTAATAGGTTTAGTTGCAGCATTTGTAGGACCTATATTTATATTAAGTTTATTAAATATATATATGTAA
- a CDS encoding Bax inhibitor-1/YccA family protein, giving the protein MYNRDYLSQETSQYKTSVDSSRAGLMSFLKATYQLFAGSLLAATAGAYIGLDMVSTIASWYWGLVILEFVLLFALFAVKNKPGINLAVLFGFTFMSGLTITPLLSTILAMPAGASIVAQAFLMTSVAFGGISMFAMTTKRDFSSMGKMLFIALIILIVGSISNIFFQSPLLQLGIAGVGALLFSAFILYDTQQIIKGGFETPIEAAIALYLDFFNLFVSLLQIFGILGSDD; this is encoded by the coding sequence ATGTATAACAGAGATTATCTTTCACAAGAAACATCTCAGTACAAAACTTCTGTTGATTCATCAAGAGCAGGTTTAATGAGCTTCTTAAAAGCGACATATCAATTATTCGCAGGTTCACTGTTAGCAGCTACAGCTGGAGCTTATATCGGTCTTGATATGGTTTCAACAATAGCAAGTTGGTATTGGGGACTAGTAATTTTAGAATTTGTTTTATTATTTGCATTATTTGCTGTAAAGAATAAACCAGGAATTAACTTAGCAGTATTATTTGGATTTACTTTTATGAGTGGTTTAACGATTACTCCACTTTTAAGTACAATCTTAGCAATGCCTGCAGGTGCATCAATTGTTGCTCAAGCATTTCTAATGACTTCAGTTGCATTTGGTGGGATTTCAATGTTTGCAATGACTACAAAAAGAGATTTCTCTTCAATGGGTAAAATGCTTTTTATAGCATTAATTATTCTTATTGTAGGTTCTATTTCAAACATCTTTTTCCAATCACCACTATTACAATTAGGAATTGCAGGTGTTGGTGCATTGTTATTCTCAGCGTTTATCCTTTATGATACGCAACAAATTATAAAAGGTGGTTTTGAAACTCCAATTGAAGCAGCTATTGCTTTATATCTGGATTTCTTTAACCTTTTTGTTTCACTATTACAAATTTTTGGAATTTTAGGTAGTGACGATTAA
- a CDS encoding thiamine-phosphate pyrophosphorylase: MTDKKTLRLIDANLNRLREGIRVVEDIFRYVYDNKEISTKLKELRHLARLENYKEILETRDIQNDVLKESIKSEQNRTDLYSILIANFKRAQESARVLEEFCKLISTKDSENFKYIRYELYNLEIVLTKITSNSK, translated from the coding sequence ATGACTGACAAAAAAACACTTAGACTTATTGATGCAAATTTAAATCGCCTTAGAGAAGGTATTCGCGTCGTTGAAGATATATTTAGATATGTTTATGATAACAAAGAGATTTCAACAAAACTAAAAGAATTAAGACACTTAGCTAGACTAGAAAATTACAAAGAAATATTGGAAACCAGAGATATTCAAAATGATGTATTAAAAGAATCTATTAAAAGTGAGCAAAATAGAACAGATTTATACTCTATTTTAATTGCTAACTTTAAAAGAGCTCAAGAGAGTGCAAGAGTACTTGAAGAGTTTTGTAAACTAATATCTACTAAAGATAGTGAGAATTTTAAATATATTAGATATGAACTTTATAATTTAGAAATTGTTTTAACAAAAATAACTTCAAATTCTAAATAG